The following coding sequences are from one Humulus lupulus chromosome X, drHumLupu1.1, whole genome shotgun sequence window:
- the LOC133804691 gene encoding protein DETOXIFICATION 42-like produces MGVKHDSPMLAPAEKYLVTRAFGAPAVLLTLAMQGIFKGFKDTTTPLYVILLGYSLNVALDPLLIFVCHLGIRGAAIAHVLSQYVKLIHLTYS; encoded by the exons ATGGGAGTGAAACAT GACTCTCCTATGCTAGCCCCAGCAGAGAAGTACTTAGTCACAAGAGCATTTGGTGCTCCAGCAGTTCTTCTAACCTTGGCTATGCAGGGTATCTTCAAAGGGTTTAAGGATACAACTACACCTTTATATGTCATAT TGTTGGGATATTCATTGAATGTTGCCCTTGACCCTCTCCTTATCTTTGTCTGCCACTTGGGAATCAGAGGTGCAGCCATTGCACATGTTCTTTCTCAGTACGTAAAACTCATTCACTTGACTTATTCCTAA